GCGAGGTCTCGACAGGTAAAACCAGTGGTGGTCTACCCTATAGCCTAACCGCGACCTGGTGACGGTCTACTCACGGCCCGATAGTGGCCTGCCCATGGCCAGATGGTGGTGCCACGACGGCCTGACTGCGGCCTAGTGGTGGTGCCATGACGGCCTTTCTGTGTCCTAGCGGTGGTGCCACAACTCAAGGGTGGTGCCAGGGTAATCTGGTGGCTTGATCACGGCTCGACGCTGGCTTGCCTCCGGCTTGATCAGGGTGCCATGACGGCCTAGCATGTGATGCCATAGCGGCCTACCCGAAACCTAACTGTGGCCCAGCAACAATGCCACTGTGGACAAAAAGAAATTCCATCTCCTTGATTGGAGAGAAGTGTATAATCATATCTCCTGTGGTGGAGCAGGGGTTAAAGATTTAAAGAATATGAATTGAGCCCTCCTTGGTAAGTGGACTTGGAGACTAGGATCAGAAGATGGGCACCTCtggaatatttttattaaaagCAAATATGGGAAATCAGCTACGGGGTGGTGGACTAAAGAGTCATCTTCCTACAGGGCGTCAACCATCTGGAGGGGTATTTTGAAGATGAAAGAGGAGGTGCCAAAAGGAGTGGGCTTTGGGCTTGGAAACAGGGCGAATATCAGTTTCTGGAGGATATATGGGACAGGCCCTTAAAGATTTTTTTCCGAATATCTTTTGCCTTGCCCCTAATAAAAAAGTTTTGGTGGCTGATTATTTTACTGAGATGGATGGCAAGACAGTGTGGAATATTGGCTGTAGAAGAAACTTGCAAGATTGGGAGATCGGTGAGTTTGTGGATCTGTTACAATGCATTTATGACGCTTTTCCCTCTCAATCTAGCGCAAATTCCATTATTTGGAGAGGGGAAAAATCCAGCAAATTTTCGGTCagatccttgtacaaccagctgCATTGTAAATCGAATGCTAGTATAGTTCAGAATCCCCATTTTATCTGGAAGTATTCTGCTCCTCTGAAGCATATCATTTTCAGTTGGTTGGTGGGCAAAAAGAAAATTCTTTCAATGGATAATTTGAGAAAGCGGGGTATGACTCTCCCTAACATATGTTTGTGTTGTATGCGGGGTGAAGAAACGGTAGATCACTTGCTGATGTTCTGCCCTTTTATTACCGTAATCTGGTCAGATTTCCTATCGCGGTTTAACATTAGCTGGAGCACTCCCGGTTCGGTGAATCTTCTTCTTCTGGCTTGGCATGGGGTATATATCGGCAAGGTGCGGACTAGACTCTGGAGGATGTCAATCATAGCGATCTGGTGGGCTGTCTGGGAGGAGAGAAATGACAGATGTTTCAGGGACTCCTCTTTCCCCTCTTGCCGTCTCATCTAAGGCTAAGAGAATGTTGGTTGAATGGGCTTGTACCGACGATTCCCTTGAGGAatctgattttctttttcttttttaggtgtTAGTTGAGTCTGCATTCTTTGTGGACTCTTTTATCCTATCGCTgtatctttttcctttttaatataattttgtcatctttcaaaaaaaacgATGCCACGACGGACTGCCCTGTGGTAGACCGTTGTCGGCGTGCAAAGTTAGTGATTTCACTTCTATAAATACCTCTTAAGgttctttatttaattgattcGGAAGTTTTTACTATTCTTCTAACTCTATTTTTCTCATCCTCTTTCTCCATGCCTGCTCACAAATAGGCAAGGAGAGATGCCCGCTCACTCATATAGCCAACGAGCTAGGGCAATGACCCTACATGCTGCTGGGACGGCGCCTTCCGCCCATCTCTCAACAGAGCCCAGATTCGGGCTCACCTATCCAAGCAGGCATCATTAGTGATGCTCTCGCATGTGCTCACTTTTGAGCTACCCACTACAATGTCCAATGTTTGTTGAACTACACACATTGGCAACGCCACACATTGACCTTATTATCATATTTCACAAACGAAGCCCTAGTCTGCCACgcaaacacaaatacaagctacTCACCTATATGAACACAGTCGTGCGCTGCGTGTCAGCCTAGACACAACCCATATGTCTCTATCTCACACACGACAATTTGTTATACTGTTACGCTACTTGTCTCATATTCGACACGCCTCTACGTTGTTCGTCTCATATGCAGATTGTGTCATACACCCGATCCTCTTCACTCTCATCTTCATATAGCCCTGTGCGAATCTTAGTTCAGCCATGCATTCAACACCTGATACTGATACTAGCTGGTCATAAGGGGAAATTATATGAGTGCACTCTACTCACTTGGATCACAGTCCCACTCTCCTGTGCTCTCAGGAGACCTGAAGTTTGTTGTCAAGACGTTGCCCCAACAAGTGATCTGGATACATTGAATATGAATGGTCAACAGTCAAggtatgtacattgcatgtattACTTTGCTTTCGTTTATCTCGGAGAAACAATACCTGTACTCCTGATCTCCTTCATTTTAGTGGATGCTTTGTATTGTGTCCTTATAGAGTTGACATATTGCCGAACCATGTAAATATCTGCGTATTGTGTAATTTGATTGTAATCTGATGCTTTTCTTTATTGGTCTTGTAGCTTGTATTAGATATGAGGACTATCCTCAAATGCTCGTCGTTAGCTGACACCCTCCTGGTCCGCCTTATATGGTCCCGAGCCTTCTTAAATGCACTTTATATAACTCCATCTGATACAAACTCATTGACCCCTTTTATATATTTGGATGACTTCAGTTCATGGcatttgtctatttatttatgtTGTATTAAATTCTATTGAGCTTTGCCTTACAATTATGGGTATTACCTTATGAAATGTAATTAAGAGCCTATGCCAAACCATAACCTGGAATGTATATTTTAACCCATATTAATAAGAGCCTCTTTAAAGGGGCatactttcttctcttttttttttttctttctttttttttttttttatacatgtatttcatttatGTTTGACAAATGCTTTTAATGAAAACATCCCTGGTATTATTAAATCCCCTGAAAACCCATGTTAACAATAGGTACTCTGAAACCTTATCAAATTCAGGTTTGGGTCATCAAAAGATTGTACCTGAACCTGATGCGGGTCTCGATAGGACTCTAACATGTCCCCATGACAATTTTACTCCTATTGAGTTATCTTTTCATAAAATATGTGACCCTTTTCTAGGTTTGGACCACCAGCTGAGTCATGCATCTAGAGTCTACCATGGTTTGAACAATTAAAAATATTCAATAGAAGTGATTGTTGAAGTAGAGCCTACTCATGATGTCCCACCATATTAGTGAAAGGTGGGTCGAACCTGCAAGTTTTGCTTGATCAGTTGATCAAAAACCATATGATACTTGCATTTGGAGGATTTTAGGATGAGAGAATGTGCGGTAACCTAGAGCTCTTTGATTCTACAAGTGGGGACCATGGTTCGTGATTAAGATCCGTGATTTTGGCCAGTTATGATTGGACCACGCTCCAAATCTCTTCTGGATGGGGCAATAACTCTTCAATATGAGGTCTATGAGTAGACAGTAATGAAAAATAATAGAGCATGCACCCTACTCAATCAGAAAATAGCTAAATGTTGCATCGATAGAATTTTGTAATCTAGGCAAATTTTAGTACATGTTTCATCTGCCATGAGGCCAAAGAGATCCATGTCCTCGAAAACCAAATCATGCTTCTTGTTTGTTCAAATAAGTGCACAAGGAAACTGTGATATAATTACAATGGAACCGAGGTTATATTAAAAGTAAACAAAAAAGTAGACAGTTATTTGGGTCTCTTCTTTTCTAAACATGCATGTGAAATtgttgttcttgatcttcttaaGCATGACCTCATTTCTTTCATTATGAATTTTCAGTTCATTACAACACACCCAAATGATGTCTATGAACAAAGTGCCTATGCTCTGTAGATTTGGGGGCAACTTCATTTGGGAATCAAATAAGGTCTATTATAAGGAAGGCACAAACCGTATTGTTCATGTCGATCGAGCGATCAATTACCTCAATCTTTTATCCAAAGCATTGGAGATTTGTAAGTTGACCGATGTCAGTAGCATCAAGTACAAATATCCTGGTCAAGATTTGGATTCACTTGTGTCAattgaggatgatgatgatgtatccAATATGATGGAAGCATTTCTTTGTAGCAGTGACCCTATTCATCTCTTCGTTTTTGGTGCCCAAAAACTTTCAATCCCCATTCCGATTCCCAGGTACTTCAATAAAAGTTAGTCTCTGTTCTTAGTTATATAGTTCACTAATTATTTCTTATTGTCTTTGTTTGTTTAGTAATCTGATGCAGAATGCCGATAGTGGAAATGATGAATCATTGTTGTGGGATTTACATGGAAGTAATGGAACACTTGCACATTCCTCACATAATACTAATGCCAATAACAATGATGTTTCAAATGTGTCCAATGACCTGCCTGAAATGGACTGCTTGCTGATGGATAATCAAGAATTACCTTGCAGGGTGGTTGATAGTTGTGTTAATGATATGGCGAGAATGATCCCAGCTTTAAAAGAAGGGCAAGAGTTTGAAGATTCAAATACTTTTCTCAATACTGAGCATGCAATATGTTCGAATTTTGAATACAAGCGAACCAAGTCAAGCATGTTCTATTATAAGGTGAAATGCATTAAAGACAATTGCTCATGGCGCATATATGCATGTAAGCTTCTTGGCAAGCCTACATTCAAGGTAGAATCCTTGAAGGGAAACCATACTTGTATTGCTGCAAATGAATCAACAGTGTCAAGCAAAAGAAAGCGTCGACAAGCTAGCAGGATATGGATTGCTGGTTTGGTCAAGGATCGGCTCCAGAAAAATTTACGCTGCACACCTAAAGATATTGTCGATGAGATTAGTCAAAAATATGGGATCAAAGTAAGTTATGATAAAGCTTGGAGGGGTAAAGAATTGACACTAAATGAGATGGACTTTGAACCGATTGTTCAAGCTCTTTGCAAAAAAATTGAGATGACAAATCCAGGAAGCACAGCAAAGCTTGACCGGTCATTAGACAACTCCTTGAGACTTTTTGTTGCATATAAGGCTGCAATTCATGGTTTCAAGCAAGCATGCCGACCTATTGTGTTTCTTGAATGTGCAGAAATAGAAGGAAAACACCGAGGTACTAGGCTCTTTGCCTTTGCTATGGATGCAGAACATAATCGGTTCCCAATCTCATGTGCATTTGTTGAATCGGAAAAGTAGGGAGTTGGAAATGGTTTTGTGATGAGTTGGCTCAAATCTTGGGACGCATACCTAAATTAACATTTATATCAAATAGGGAGGATGGGATTCTTGAAGTGGTTCATGATATCTTTCCATATGCATGTCATCAATACAATCAGTGGAGGCTGATTGAGGAAATTGCGGTCGCTTCTTGAGGATGCAACTTATGCAATAGATCGTTCTAAATTCGATGCTTCCATGTGTGAAATTCATGATAAATCTATAAACGTGTGGAATTTTGTAAAGGATATTAATCCTAAGCATTGGGCCATATCTCATGTCCAAGAGATGCAATGTGTTTCCAATTTTCGTTATATGGACATCAGGTCTTGGGGTCTGAATTGCATCAACCTGCCTATCAATTGTGTGTTGAGATTTTTGCATGCTTGTATGATGAATACATTTAATGAAAGGTTTAAACAGAGTTCAGAATGGGAGACATTCTTGGTTCCCAATGCTCAAGAGGTTATTTCTACGGCAGAGAGATTGGGAGAGCCTGTTTCTGTGATACCTGGTGCAGCAGAGTTCACAGTTGGTAAGCCCATTTCAGATGCAAAGGTGTATCTTGATCAGCAAACATGCTCATGTTATTACTGGCAAAAGTTTGGGTTCCCTTGCTATCATGCCATTGCAGCTATCCGATACAGTGGACGTGATGTCTATGACTACTTTGATGTGCATTACACGGTTGCCAAATACGTCGAGACATTCAGAGGTAATTCATCCATTGTCTAACAAAAGGCAAAGCCGACTGAAGTACATATTAAATGATGTTTTAcagctgatggacggagaggatgtcACACACAACATGGCGGGCACCACGCTGCTTGGGCGTTGTATCATTGCCTACGACAGGTGTGGATCTGTGTGCATCGGTATATTTAGTTTTTGGATGACAGAAATTGCCATGTCATAACTTAATGATAGACTGTaaattattttttacttttaaaaaaataaaataaaataaaatttataaatac
This region of Magnolia sinica isolate HGM2019 chromosome 1, MsV1, whole genome shotgun sequence genomic DNA includes:
- the LOC131246865 gene encoding uncharacterized protein LOC131246865 translates to MNGQQSSSLQHTQMMSMNKVPMLCRFGGNFIWESNKVYYKEGTNRIVHVDRAINYLNLLSKALEICKLTDVSSIKYKYPGQDLDSLVSIEDDDDVSNMMEAFLCSSDPIHLFVFGAQKLSIPIPIPSNLMQNADSGNDESLLWDLHGSNGTLAHSSHNTNANNNDVSNVSNDLPEMDCLLMDNQELPCRVVDSCVNDMARMIPALKEGQEFEDSNTFLNTEHAICSNFEYKRTKSSMFYYKVKCIKDNCSWRIYACKLLGKPTFKVESLKGNHTCIAANESTVSSKRKRRQASRIWIAGLVKDRLQKNLRCTPKDIVDEISQKYGIKVSYDKAWRGKELTLNEMDFEPIVQALCKKIEMTNPGSTAKLDRSLDNSLRLFVAYKAAIHGFKQACRPIVFLECAEIEGKHRGTRLFAFAMDAEHNRFPISCAFVESEK